A region of Sesamum indicum cultivar Zhongzhi No. 13 linkage group LG7, S_indicum_v1.0, whole genome shotgun sequence DNA encodes the following proteins:
- the LOC105166890 gene encoding uncharacterized protein LOC105166890 isoform X2 yields MICLSHGLGHLPSLKWNMSWQHGILSRQIHSYRGGFAAGSLSSRDSLQLAPMPESYDLDRGLLLAVQAIQALLENKGLLVIVGIGCKIAAKISSSSHAQKLAIAVQTQGRRRKRYTLFSVFVLLETLLLFQVVILPYAF; encoded by the exons ATGATTTGTCTCAGCCATGGACTCGGTCACCTACCAAGTCTAAAATGGAACATGTCCTGGCAACATGGCATTTTATCTCGTCAGATCCACTCCTATCGGGGGGGATTTGCTGCTG GTTCTCTGTCTTCCAGGGACTCACTGCAGCTTGCTCCAATGCCTGAATCATACGACTTAGATAGAGGACTGCTTCTTGCTGTACAAGCAATACAA GCGCTGCTGGAAAATAAGGGACTTCTGGTCATAGTTGGAATTGGTTGTAAAATTGCAGCTAAGATAAGCAGCAGCTCTCATGCTCAGAAGCTTGCCATCGCAGTTCAGACGCAAGGAAGAAGGAGGAAGCGTTATACGCTCTTTAGCGTTTTTGTTCTATTAGAAACGCTTTTGTTATTTCAAGTTGTGATTTTACCTTATGCGTTTTAG
- the LOC105166890 gene encoding uncharacterized protein LOC105166890 isoform X1, which produces MTPNLVNRIDDLSQPWTRSPTKSKMEHVLATWHFISSDPLLSGGICCWDSLQLAPMPESYDLDRGLLLAVQAIQALLENKGLLVIVGIGCKIAAKISSSSHAQKLAIAVQTQGRRRKRYTLFSVFVLLETLLLFQVVILPYAF; this is translated from the exons ATGACTCCCAACCTGGTGAACCGGATTGATGATTTGTCTCAGCCATGGACTCGGTCACCTACCAAGTCTAAAATGGAACATGTCCTGGCAACATGGCATTTTATCTCGTCAGATCCACTCCTATCGGGGGGGATTTGCTGCTG GGACTCACTGCAGCTTGCTCCAATGCCTGAATCATACGACTTAGATAGAGGACTGCTTCTTGCTGTACAAGCAATACAA GCGCTGCTGGAAAATAAGGGACTTCTGGTCATAGTTGGAATTGGTTGTAAAATTGCAGCTAAGATAAGCAGCAGCTCTCATGCTCAGAAGCTTGCCATCGCAGTTCAGACGCAAGGAAGAAGGAGGAAGCGTTATACGCTCTTTAGCGTTTTTGTTCTATTAGAAACGCTTTTGTTATTTCAAGTTGTGATTTTACCTTATGCGTTTTAG